One region of uncultured Campylobacter sp. genomic DNA includes:
- a CDS encoding DUF459 domain-containing protein has translation MRAFFGVFLAFFTLIALFLRPLSNYYEAKYQKDFFITDERAMALSDKFINIAEDGLQSAKSALDKFMRVFWAKFSKPDLKGDRVAISAATQNQTVNLNAQNQTANSSAQNQQNLAANSSAQDEANLTTKDAQISPVVSDLNLDENGSRDTNLASLAQKIAQEDKAQQPKSRAFDIELNENLGVILIGDSIMQGFGWGFENTLKTSKITIKNLAKASTGLTNKKFYDWSEELKNALENLKNRPQNLLILALFGANDAYSYAFEGRALEFGTDAWKQAYEGRIAQIYDIADEYGAQVAWLGMPCMRSEKFDKKMKTLNLIYKDAAQKRGARYIDIGGAICDNGKYLKQGADNKPLRNDDGVHISLNGAKKVAIYVVDKLLNEKNDNF, from the coding sequence ATGAGAGCGTTTTTTGGGGTATTTCTCGCATTTTTTACGCTGATTGCGCTATTTTTGCGACCGCTGTCAAACTACTACGAAGCCAAATATCAAAAGGATTTTTTCATCACAGACGAGCGCGCGATGGCGCTGAGCGATAAATTTATAAACATCGCAGAGGATGGCTTGCAAAGCGCAAAATCGGCTCTTGATAAATTTATGCGGGTTTTTTGGGCTAAATTTAGCAAGCCTGATTTAAAGGGCGATAGAGTGGCCATAAGCGCGGCAACGCAAAATCAAACAGTAAATTTAAACGCTCAAAACCAAACCGCAAATTCAAGCGCTCAAAATCAACAAAATTTAGCCGCAAACTCTAGCGCGCAAGATGAAGCAAATTTAACGACGAAAGACGCTCAAATTTCCCCCGTCGTATCCGATTTAAATTTAGACGAAAACGGCTCGCGGGACACAAATTTAGCGAGTTTAGCGCAAAAAATCGCGCAAGAAGATAAAGCGCAGCAGCCAAAATCCCGGGCTTTTGACATCGAGCTAAATGAAAATTTAGGCGTCATCTTGATAGGCGACTCCATAATGCAAGGCTTTGGCTGGGGCTTTGAAAACACGCTAAAAACAAGCAAAATCACGATAAAAAATCTAGCCAAAGCAAGCACGGGACTAACTAATAAAAAATTTTACGACTGGAGCGAAGAGCTAAAAAATGCGCTGGAAAATCTAAAAAACCGTCCGCAAAATTTACTGATTTTAGCGCTTTTTGGCGCAAACGACGCTTATAGCTACGCCTTTGAGGGGCGCGCGCTGGAGTTTGGCACGGATGCGTGGAAGCAGGCTTACGAGGGCAGGATAGCGCAGATATACGACATAGCGGACGAATACGGCGCTCAGGTCGCATGGCTGGGGATGCCCTGCATGAGGAGCGAGAAATTCGACAAAAAAATGAAAACGCTAAATCTCATCTACAAGGATGCAGCACAAAAACGAGGCGCGCGCTATATCGACATCGGCGGCGCGATCTGCGATAACGGCAAATATCTAAAGCAAGGCGCTGATAACAAGCCGCTGCGTAACGACGACGGCGTGCATATCAGCCTAAACGGCGCCAAAAAGGTCGCTATT